A section of the Hevea brasiliensis isolate MT/VB/25A 57/8 chromosome 17, ASM3005281v1, whole genome shotgun sequence genome encodes:
- the LOC110646374 gene encoding tabersonine 16-hydroxylase 2-like, protein MLLENIINEHRIYWATAKGDQGEAELEDIVHTLLNLQEHGDLEFPLTTNNIKAIILEMFIAGTDTSATVVEWAISELIKNPRVMSKAQAEVRQVLNRKRNVEEAGLEELKYLKTVIKETLRIHIPGPLLSPRENKEQCQINGYNIHIKTRVIVNAWAIGRDPDYWIGAEKFYPERFLECKIEFRGSNFEFLPFGAGRRMCPGLSFGIANLELPLAQLSYHCNWELPHNSKKEELDMRDAFGTIVRRKFDLCVIPIPCHP, encoded by the exons ATGTTGCTTGAGAACATAatcaatgaacatagaatttacTGGGCAACAGCAAAAGGTGATCAGGGTGAAGCTGAATTGGAAGATATTGTTCATACTCTGTTGAATCTTCAAGAACATGGCGACCTTGAATTTCCATTAACAACAAACAATATCAAAGCAATTATCCTG GAGATGTTTATTGCTGGGACTGATACATCAGCGACAGTGGTAGAATGGGCAATATCAGAACTGATAAAAAATCCAAGAGTGATGAGTAAAGCACAAGCAGAAGTGAGGCAAGTTCTTAACAGAAAAAGAAATGTTGAGGAAGCAGGGCTTGAAGAATTGAAGTACTTAAAGACAGTGATCAAAGAAACTCTGAGGATACACATTCCAGGTCCATTGCTATCTCCCAGGGAAAATAAAGAGCAATGCCAAATCAATGGATACAACATTCACATCAAGACTAGAGTCATTGTGAATGCATGGGCAATTGGAAGGGATCCAGATTATTGGATTGGTGCTGAAAAGTTTTATCCAGAGAGATTTTTGGAATGCAAAATTGAATTCAGGGGaagtaattttgaatttttgcCGTTTGGGGCTGGAAGGAGGATGTGTCCAGGTCTGTCATTTGGTATAGCTAATTTGGAGCTTCCACTTGCACAGTTATCGTATCATTGTAATTGGGAACTACCTCATAATTCCAAGAAAGAAGAACTGGACATGAGGGATGCCTTTGGGACTATAGTTAGAAGAAAATTTGATCTGTGTGTAATTCCTATTCCATGCCATCCCTGA
- the LOC110646372 gene encoding transcription termination factor MTERF9, chloroplastic — translation METKPNSLVKFKFCSLFITSQKFIFWHRNPSNKFPVFFISTMIATYSTISQTQVENVLDEGVEQPKDSVEVLRRWGCSDNDILKILSRRPSLRNADLNNLQSKLCLLQGLGITSTDLVKVINCRPRFLSSRINRCFDERLEYFMALFGSREILLRAIIRNPSLLTYDFHNSIKPAIALYESMGVSKKDLIPMLLSRPTLIPRSSFDDEKMEYIRKTGISKNSKMYKYVVTLLGISRIDTIREKVTNFEKFGFTDEEVWSLIGRSPLLLTMSVDKVQRNMTFIVGTMKLPANVVLQYPYLLLNNLEAVLKPRVLLAGKIRDMGLSIQIKGPLMFRALRMKENRFLKAFVWCHPKEVAEQLMEFYVEAKGLKRLAETSKKSLRRGFPF, via the coding sequence ATGGAAACTAAACCCAACTCCTTAGTCAAGTTCAAGTTCTGTTCCTTATTCATTACCTCTCAAAAATTTATCTTTTGGCACAGAAATCCTAGTAATAAATTTCCAGTATTCTTTATTTCCACCATGATCGCCACATATTCGACAATAAGCCAAACCCAAGTTGAAAATGTTTTGGACGAAGGTGTAGAGCAGCCAAAGGACTCTGTAGAGGTTCTTAGGAGATGGGGTTGTAGTGACAATGACATATTAAAAATTTTGTCACGCCGCCCTTCTCTACGCAATGCTGATCTTAACAACCTTCAGTCCAAACTATGTTTACTTCAGGGCTTAGGTATCACTTCAACTGACCTTGTTAAGGTCATCAATTGTCGCCCTCGATTCCTTAGTAGTCGCATCAATCGTTGCTTTGATGAACGACTGGAGTATTTTATGGCATTGTTTGGATCAAGGGAAATTCTACTTAGGGCCATTATCAGGAACCCTTCGCTACTGACATATGACTTCCACAATAGTATTAAACCTGCCATTGCACTATATGAAAGTATGGGTGTTAGTAAAAAGGATTTGATTCCTATGCTCTTGTCACGGCCAACTTTGATTCCTCGTTCTTCATTTGATGATGAGAAGATGGAGTACATACGCAAAACTGGGATTTCCAAGAATTCCAAGATGTATAAATATGTAGTTACTCTGCTGGGTATCTCAAGGATTGACACAATCCGCGAAAAGGTGACAAACTTTGAGAAGTTTGGGTTTACAGACGAAGAGGTTTGGAGTCTTATTGGGCGTTCCCCCCTTTTGTTGACAATGTCAGTTGATAAGGTTCAAAGGAATATGACTTTCATTGTGGGCACGATGAAGCTCCCAGCAAATGTGGTGCTTCAGTACCCATATTTGCTTTTAAATAATCTGGAGGCTGTATTGAAGCCTCGGGTGCTGCTTGCAGGTAAAATAAGGGACATGGGTCTCTCCATACAAATTAAAGGACCTCTGATGTTTAGAGCACTGAGGATGAAAGAAAACCGATTCTTGAAGGCTTTTGTTTGGTGTCATCCAAAGGAAGTTGCTGAACAGCTGATGGAGTTCTATGTAGAGGCAAAGGGTTTAAAGCGATTGGCTGAGACCTCAAAGAAAAGTTTGCGTAGAGGGTTTCCGTTCTGA
- the LOC110646381 gene encoding DEAD-box ATP-dependent RNA helicase 10, which translates to MAEEKEEVKTFKDLGICEQLLEACDSLGWKNPTKIQVEAIPHALEGKDLIGLAQTGSGKTGAFALPILQSLLEASEKSVQAFFACVLSPTRELAIQIAEQFEALGSGIGVKCAVLVGGVDMVQQAISLGKRPHIIVGTPGRLVDHLSNTKGFSLRTLKYLVLDEADRLLNEDFEKSLDEILKVIPRDRKTYLFSATMTKKVKKLQRACLRNPVKIEAASKYSTVDTLKQQYRFIPAKYKDCYLVYILTEMSGSTSMVFTRTCDATTFLALVLRNLGLRAIPINGHMTQSKRLGALNKFKAGECNILICTDVASRGLDIPSVDMVINYDIPTNSKDYIHRVGRTARAGRSGVAISLVNQYELEWYLLIEKLIGKKLPEFPAEEEEVLLLLERVTEAKRISQMKIKESGGKKRRGGGDGEEEIEKYLGIKDKKSKKFKKR; encoded by the exons ATggcagaagagaaagaagaagtgaAGACATTTAAGGATTTGGGGATATGCGAACAATTGTTGGAAGCGTGTGACAGTTTGGGATGGAAAAACCCTACCAAGATACAGGTCGAAGCAATTCCTCATGCTCTCGAAG GCAAAGACTTGATCGGTCTTGCGCAAACGGGGTCAGGTAAAACAGGAGCTTTTGCTCTTCCCATATTACAATCGCTTCTTGAAGCTTCAGAAAAATCCGTGCAAGCTTTCTTCGCTTGCGTGCTGTCTCCTACAAG GGAGTTGGCAATTCAGATAGCAGAGCAGTTTGAAGCTTTAGGATCTGGCATTGGTGTGAAATGTGCTGTC CTTGTTGGTGGGGTAGATATGGTGCAACAGGCTATATCACTTGGAAAGCGGCCACACATCATT GTTGGGACCCCTGGGCGCCTGGTGGATCATTTGTCAAACACAAAAGGTTTTTCTCTCCGCACATTGAAATACTTG GTTTTAGATGAGGCAGACAGGTTATTGAATGAGGATTTTGAGAAATCACTTGATGAAATTCTAAAGGTTATACCACGGGATCGaaaaacatatttattttctgcaacAATGACAAAAAAG GTGAAAAAGCTTCAGAGGGCATGTCTAAGGAATCCAGTGAAG ATAGAAGCAGCATCCAAATATTCCACAGTTGACACATTGAAGCAGCAATATCGCTTTATTCCTGCCAAGTACAAG GATTGCTACCTTGTGTACATTCTGACTGAGATGTCTGGTAGTACTTCCATGGTTTTTACTCGAACATGTGATGCAACTACTTTTTTGGCCCTGGTCCTCCGAAATCTTGGTTTAAGGGCCATCCCAATTAATGGTCATATGACTCAG TCAAAGAGACTGGGAGCCTTAAATAAGTTCAAAGCTGGAGAGTGCAATATTCTTATATGCACTGATGTGGCAAGTAGAGGACTTGATATTCCGTCTGTGGATATGGTTATTAATTATGATATCCCTACAAACTCGAAG GATTACATTCATCGTGTTGGAAGAACTGCTCGTGCAGGACGTTCTGGGGTTGCAATCTCGCTTGTGAATCAATATGAACTGGAGTGGTATCTACTGATAGAGAAGCTTATTG GTAAGAAGTTACCTGAATTTCCCGCTGAAGAAGAGGAAGTCTTGCTTCTGCTGGAGCGTGTCACTGAAGCGAAAAGAATTTCCCAGATG AAAATTAAAGAATCCGGTGGCAAGAAGAGGAGGGGTGGAGGAGATGGTGAGGAAGAGATTGAAAAATATTTAGGCATAAAGGATAAGAAGTCCAAGAAGTTCAAGAAAAGATGA
- the LOC110646384 gene encoding proteasome subunit alpha type-2-A, with the protein MGDSQYSFSLTTFSPSGKLVQIEHALTAVGSGQTSLGIKAANGVVIATEKKLPSILVDETSVQKIQILTPNIGVVYSGMGPDFRVLVRKSRKQAEQYHRLYKEPIPVTQLVRETAAVMQEFTQSGGVRPFGVSLLVAGYDDKGPQLYQVDPSGSYFSWKASAMGKNVSNAKTFLEKRYTDDMELDDAVHTAILTLKEGFEGQISGKNIEIGIIGADKKFRVLTPAEIDDYLAEVE; encoded by the exons ATGGGCGACAGCCAGTACTCATTTTCTCTTACCACTTTCAG TCCTTCTGGGAAGCTTGTTCAGATTGAACATGCCCTAACAGCAGTTGGATCGGGCCAAACATCTTTAGGAATCAAAG CTGCTAATGGAGTTGTCATCGCAACAGAGAAGAAGCTACCATCTATTTTAGTTGATGAAACATCT gTTCAAAAGATTCAGATATTAACACCTAACATTGGAGTTGTTTATAG TGGCATGGGTCCTGATTTCCGAGTTCTGGTTCGAAAAAGCAGGAAGCAGGCAGAGCAATATCACCGATTATACAAA GAACCAATTCCCGTTACACAACTTGTGAGGGAAACTGCTGCTGTCATGCAGGAGTTCACTCAGTCTGG TGGTGTCAGGCCTTTTGGTGTATCACTGTTGGTTGCAGGGTATGATGACAAAGGTCCACAATTATATCAG GTGGATCCATCAGGTTCATATTTCTCTTGGAAAGCTTCAGCTATGGGGAAAAATGTTTCTAATGCAAAGACTTTTCTTGAGAAGAG GTATACAGATGATATGGAGCTTGATGATGCAGTTCATACAGCAATATTAACATTAAAAGAAGG GTTTGAAGGACAAATCTCCGGCAAAAACATTGAGATTGGCATAATCGGTGCAGACAAAAAATTTCG GGTGCTAACGCCAGCTGAAATTGATGATTACTTGGCTGAAGTAGAGTAG
- the LOC110650524 gene encoding pentatricopeptide repeat-containing protein At1g11290, chloroplastic produces MGSDSKSKDQEKKKTRKRSPSSSASEDEGKHRKRHRREEERERRSSKSDKKEKRRYKKSHKHRSDKDKKSKDKHSGKHRKGDHGKKFQELSNDDYFSKNNEFATWLREEKKMFFSELSSETARDLFTDFVKDWNNQKLDSRYYEGISSGPRSAHNWTFKNKQFELACCCRKLSIFSSKYPLTTILFHQNLLNTKPFSTISLPCMEIEELTNTNIVACRNHGASIPLSSHPNPEISCFYQKGFSQITNEVAGKALHALCIKGLANLGVFCNNTLINMYSKFGDVGIARYVFDNMCERNESSWNHMMSAFVRAGLYRESIAFLNEMRDSGINPSGFALASLITACDRSGCMLSEGIQVHDLVVKFGLLGDVYVGTSLLHFYGTYGLAFNARKLFEEMPDKNVVSWTAMMVAYSDFGDPTEVMNIYSRMRLEGLSCNANTLATVASSCASLVDGFLGHQILGHVIKFGLETNISVANSLISMFGSLGRVQEACHIFGGMNERDTISWNSMISVNVHNDLCEESLRCFHWMRHVHNHINSTTLSTLLSGCGSLDNLKWGRGIHSLVVKFGLDTNICTCNTLIGIYSGAGESEQAELVFQRMAERDLISWNSMMACYAQYGKCLDALKIFGRIFNKSKVANFVSFTSALAACSDPEFITEGKILHALVILTGLHENLIVGNALVSLYTKSGMMVAAKKVFQTMPRRDEVTWNALIGGHVDNEEPDEAVKAFKLMREESIPANYITIANVLGACLSPNDLLKHGMPIHAIIVLTGLESDHYVQNSLITMYAKCGDLNSSNQIFNRLTNKNAVAWNAIMAANAHHGQVEEALKFLVEMRRAGVDLDQFGFSECLAATATLAILEEGQQLQSLAIKLGLDSDPFVANATMDMYAKCGEIDDVLRIIPQPLERSRLSWNIMISSFARHGFFEKAKETFNEMMKLGVKPDHVTFVSLLSACSHGGLVEEGLAYYHSMIKEFGIPAGIKHCVCVVDLLGRSGRLSEAETFIKEMPVPPTDLVWRSLLAACKIHGNLEIGRKAAENLFKLDPSDDSAYVLYSNVCASTGRWEDVETLRSQMGSNNIKKKPACSWVKLKNKVSSFGMGEQSHPQTSHIYTKLEELKKMIKEAGYVPDTSYALQDTDEEQKEHNLWNHSERLALAFGLINTPEYSTVKIFKNLRVCGDCHSVYKFVSGLLGRKIILRDPYRFHHFSGGKCSCSDYW; encoded by the exons ATGGGAAGCGACAGCAAATCCAAGGACCAGGAGAAGAAGAAAACCAGGAAGAGAAGCCCCTCTTCTTCTGCCTCCGAag ATGAAGGAAAACACAGAAAACGGCATAGAAGGGAAGAAGAACGGGAAAGGAGAAGCAGCAAGAGTGATAAGAAAGAGAAGCGAAGGTACAAGAAGTCTCACAAGCACCGCTCTGATAAAG ATAAGAAATCAAAGGATAAGCATAGTGGCAAACATCGCAAAGGTGATCATGGCAAG AAATTCCAAGAGCTTTCCAATGATGATTACTTCTCTAAGAACAACGAATTTGCAACCTGGCTGAGGGAAGAGAAGAAGATGTTTTTCTCTGAACTTTCATCAGAGACTGCACGCGATTTGTTTACAGACTTTGTCAAGGACTGGAACAATCAAAAGCTTGACTCTCGATACTATGAAGGCATTTCAAGTGGGCCACGGAGTGCCCATAACTGGACATTCAAA AACAAACAGTTCGAGCTGGCTTGCTGCTGTaggaaactctctattttcagttccaAATATCCACTGACCACCATTCTTTTCCATCAAAATCTTTTAAACACAAAACCTTTCTCAACAATCTCATTACCATGCATGGAAATAGAAGAACTCACAAACACAAATATCGTCGCATGCAGAAATCATGGGGCTTCTATTCCCCTTTCAAGCCACCCGAACCCGGAAATATCCTGCTTCTATCAAAAGGGTTTCTCGCAAATCACCAACGAAGTCGCTGGCAAAGCCTTACACGCTCTTTGCATTAAAGGCTTAGCTAATCTTGGTGTGTTTTGCAATAATACTTTAATAAATATGTATTCCAAGTTTGGCGACGTAGGTATTGCTCGTTATGTGTTCGATAATATGTGTGAAAGAAATGAGTCTTCTTGGAACCACATGATGAGCGCATTTGTACGCGCAGGTCTATATAGGGAATCGATTGCGTTTCTTAATGAAATGCGTGATTCTGGCATTAATCCTAGTGGCTTTGCACTTGCTAGTTTGATAACCGCATGTGATAGGTCGGGGTGTATGTTAAGTGAAGGGATTCAAGTCCATGATTTGGTTGTGAAGTTTGGCCTTCTGGGTGATGTTTATGTGGGTACGTCGCTTTTGCATTTTTATGGGACTTATGGGTTGGCTTTTAATGCAAGGAAGCTCTTCGAAGAGATGCCGGATAAGAATGTAGTTTCTTGGACTGCGATGATGGTTGCTTATTCAGATTTTGGAGATCCAACGGAAGTTATGAATATATATTCACGAATGAGGCTTGAAGGACTGAGTTGCAATGCCAACACATTAGCTACTGTAGCTAGTTCTTGTGCGTCACTTGTGGATGGATTCTTGGGTCATCAAATTCTTGGGCATGTTATAAAGTTTGGGTTAGAAACTAATATTTCTGTAGCGAACTCTCTCATATCGATGTTTGGTAGTTTAGGTAGAGTGCAAGAAGCTTGCCATATTTTTGGTGGTATGAATGAACGTGACACAATCTCATGGAACTCTATGATTTCCGTAAATGTGCATAATGATCTTTGTGAAGAATCTCTAAGATGTTTTCATTGGATGCGGCATGTTCATAACCATATAAATTCCAccacactttcaactcttttatcaGGCTGTGGCTCGTTAGATAATTTGAAATGGGGCAGAGGAATTCACTCCCTAGTAGTAAAATTTGGATTGGACACAAATATTTGCACATGCAATACTCTCATAGGAATATATTCAGGTGCTGGGGAATCTGAACAGGCAGAGTTGGTATTCCAAAGAATGGCTGAAAGGGATTTGATTTCATGGAATTCCATGATGGCCTGCTATGCTCAGTATGGGAAGTGCCTAGATGCCTTGAAAATATTTGGTAGAATTTTTAACAAGTCAAAAGTAGCAAATTTTGTGTCTTTTACAAGTGCATTAGCTGCCTGTTCAGACCCGGAATTTATCACCGAAGGCAAGATTCTTCATGCCCTTGTAATCCTGACAGGTTTACATGAAAATCTGATTGTTGGCAATGCATTGGTTAGTCTCTATACAAAGTCTGGAATGATGGTTGCAGCCAAAAAGGTATTTCAAACGATGCCCAGGAGGGATGAAGTGACTTGGAATGCGCTTATTGGTGGTCATGTGGATAATGAAGAACCAGATGAAGCAGTAAAAGCCTtcaaattgatgagagaagaaagtATACCTGCAAACTATATTACTATTGCAAATGTTCTTGGTGCTTGCTTGTCTCCAAATGATCTGCTGAAACATGGGATGCCCATCCATGCTATTATAGTTCTTACAGGATTGGAATCAGATCATTATGTGCAGAATTCACTCATCACGATGTATGCCAAGTGTGGTGATCTGAATTCCAGTAACCAAATCTTTAATCGGTTAACTAATAAGAATGCCGTAGCATGGAATGCCATTATGGCTGCAAATGCTCATCATGGCCAAGTAGAAGAGGCTTTGAAATTTCTTGTGGAAATGAGACGTGCAGGAGTAGATTTGGATCAGTTTGGCTTCTCTGAATGCCTTGCCGCTACTGCTACATTGGCAATATTGGAGGAAGGCCAACAGCTTCAAAGTTTGGCAATCAAACTTGGTTTGGACTCAGATCCTTTTGTCGCAAATGCCAcaatggatatgtatgcaaaatGTGGAGAAATAGATGACGTGTTAAGAATAATTCCTCAACCACTTGAACGGTCTCGATTATCATGGAATATAATGATATCATCTTTTGCCAGACATGGGTTTTTTGAGAAGGCCAAGGAAACTTTTAATGAAATGATGAAGTTGGGAGTTAAACCTGACCATGTTACCTTCGTTTCTCTTCTTTCTGCGTGCAGTCATGGGGGCTTAGTGGAGGAGGGTCTGGCATACTATCATTCAATGATAAAGGAGTTTGGTATTCCAGCAGGAATAAAGCATTGTGTATGCGTTGTTGATCTTCTTGGACGATCAGGAAGGCTTTCTGAGGCTGAAACTTTCATCAAGGAAATGCCAGTTCCACCAACTGACCTTGTTTGGCGAAGCTTGTTGGCTGCATGTAAAATCCATGGCAATCTGGAAATTGGGAGGAAAGCTGCAGAAAATCTCTTTAAACTGGATCCATCAGATGATTCAGCATATGTTCTTTATTCAAATGTCTGTGCAAGCACTGGGAGATGGGAGGATGTAGAGACTCTTAGGAGCCAAATGGGATCAAATAACATAAAGAAGAAACCTGCATGCAGTTGGGTCAAGTTGAAGAATAAAGTTAGTTCTTTTGGAATGGGGGAGCAGTCTCATCCACAGACTAGTCATATATACACAAAGTTGGAAGAGCTTAAGAAAATGATTAAGGAAGCAGGTTACGTACCTGATACAAGCTATGCCTTGCAAGATACAGATGAAGAACAGAAGGAACACAATCTCTGGAACCATAGTGAAAGACTTGCCCTTGCATTTGGCTTGATCAATACTCCTGAATATTCAACTGTTAAAATTTTCAAGAACCTTCGTGTTTGTGGTGATTGTCATTCTGTTTACAAGTTTGTTAGTGGACTTCTTGGGCGGAAAATCATACTACGAGACCCTTATCGCTTTCATCATTTTAGCGGAGGTAAGTGTTCTTGTTCTGACTATTGGTGA
- the LOC110646373 gene encoding transcription factor MYB63 — MGKGRAPCCDKSKVKKGPWSPAEDLRLVTFIQKHGHENWRALPKQAGLLRCGKSCRLRWINYLRPDVKRGNFTKEEEDTIIKMHQTLGNKWSKIASHLPGRTDNEIKNVWNTHLKKRLPFNKEPADSNGDESKESSSTSSSSSYSSSSTIISSGKRNMAIIELDHQWKHSSMTKRPRVLDDLQELRPINKEAKELSSSSSSSHNSNVTINSSQVDVSKPDDDQMGSLFNFSGPNYDVPLKEVNKPEIQDIAAVEIPFESDLDFWNMLDGLNSLQTNEEVQLRNVETGHSSSLGVEYVNGQAENRKWLQYLENELGLETTRDGNHQNLSDDAAEPLLEPENEIPIEPEVNSWMGFHHLWPSL; from the exons ATGGGCAAAGGAAGAGCACCCTGCTGTGATAAGAGTAAAGTAAAGAAGGGTCCATGGAGTCCTGCAGAGGACTTGAGGCTCGTCACTTTCATTCAGAAGCATGGACATGAAAACTGGAGAGCTCTTCCTAAACAAgcag GGTTGTTAAGATGCGGGAAAAGTTGTCGTTTGAGATGGATTAATTACCTAAGACCTGACGTAAAGAGAGGGAACTTCACCAAAGAAGAAGAGGACACCATAATAAAAATGCACCAAACTTTGGGGAACAA GTGGTCTAAAATTGCATCCCATTTGCCGGGTAGAACCGATAATGAGATCAAGAATGTCTGGAACACTCATTTGAAGAAAAGGTTGCCATTCAATAAAGAACCTGCAGATTCTAACGGGGACGAATCAAAGGAATCATCTTCTACCTCCTCGTCCTCTTCATATTCTTCTTCCAGCACAATCATTTCAAGTGGGAAAAGAAATATGGCAATTATAGAACTTGATCATCAATGGAAGCATAGCTCTATGACCAAGAGGCCTCGTGTCTTGGACGATTTACAGGAACTTAGACCGATTAATAAGGAAGCCAAAGAATTGTCAAGttcctcttcttcttcccatAATTCCAATGTCACAATCAATAGTAGTCAAGTTGATGTTTCTAAGCCAGATGATGATCAAATGGGTTCGCTTTTCAACTTTTCAGGACCTAATTATGATGTTCCATTAAAGGAGGTGAACAAACCAGAGATCCAAGATATTGCAGCAGTTGAGATACCTTTCGAGTCAGATCTGGATTTTTGGAACATGTTAGATGGCTTAAATTCCCTGCAAACTAATGAAGAAGTCCAATTACGTAATGTTGAGACTGGCCACAGCTCAAGTCTTGGAGTTGAATACGTTAATGGACAAGCTGAAAATAGGAAGTGGCTACAATACTTGGAAAATGAACTTGGCCTGGAGACAACCAGGGATGGAAACCATCAAAATTTATCAGATGATGCAGCTGAACCATTGTTAGAACCTGAAAATGAGATACCCATAGAGCCTGAAGTGAATTCATGGATGGGATTTCATCATTTGTGGCCTTCTTTGTGA